The genomic segment CTTCGACGGACATCCGGACGCCCAGTTAACGGCCGTCGCGGATGTCCGCCTGGGCGCCGCCCAGGCGATGGCCGAACGGTTTAAGTGCCCGGCGTTCGAGGGCTACAAGGCGCTGCTGGCCGACGGGCCGGCCGTCGACGCCGTTCTCATTTGCACTCCGCCGGACACGCACGAGGAAATCACGACCGCGTTCGCCCGCCGGGGCGTGCACGTGCTGTGCGAGAAGCCATTCACGATCACCCCGGCGAGCGCGAAGCGGATGGTGATCGAGGCCAGGCAGGCCGGCGTCCTGCTGACGATGGCGTCGAAGTTCCGGTACGTCGAGGACGTCATTAAGGCCAAGTCGATCGTGGCCTCGGGCGTCCTCGGGGAAATCGTCCTGTTCGAGAACGCGTTCACGTCCCGGGTCGACATGTCGACCCGGTGGAACGCCGACCCGAAGGTGAGCGGCGGCGGGGTGTTGATCGACAACGGGACGCACTCGGTCGACCTGATGCGGTACTTCCTCGGGCCGCTGGCCGAGGTCCACTGCGTCGAGGGCAAGCGGGTCCAGGGGTTGGAAGTAGAAGACACGGTCCGCGTGTTCGTCCACTCGGCCGCCGGGGTCATGGGGAGCGTCGACCTGTCCTGGAGCCTGAACAAGGAACTCGACTGGTTCCTGAACATCTACGGCTCGCAGGGTACCCTCCAGGTCGGGTGGAAGCAGTCCAAATACCGGCAAGCCGGGCGGGACTGGGTCGTGTTCGGCAAGGGGTACGACAAGACGCAGGCGTTCCGGTCCCAGATCGGTAACTTCGCCCGCGCGATCCAGGGGACCGAGCCCCTGCTCATCAGCTGGGAGGACGCGATCGCGTCCGTGGACGCGATCGCCGCCGCCTACCAGTCGCTCCGGGAATCCCCGTGGACGGGCGTCAAGTCCCGCAGCCCCGCGGATATGACCCGCACGCCGGCGCCGGCCGGGGTTGGCATCGACGCTCAAGCATTGGGGAGGGTCCTCGATGCAGGACGTTGACACGCCCCCGCCCGCCAGCCTGGCGCCGTCGGCCGCCCCTCCTGCCCGGGTTCACCCCACCGCGCTGATCGAGCCCCGCGTCGTCCTCGGGCGGGGGACGAGCGTGTGGGACAACGTCCACATCCGGCACGACACGACGGTCGGGGACGAGTGCATCATCGGCGAGAAGACGTACATCGCGTACGGCGTCAAGATCGGGCACCGGTGCAAGATCAACAGCATGGTCTACGTCTGCACTTCGGTCACGATCGAAGACGGCGTGATGATCTCGGCCGGGACGATCTTCACGAACGACAAGTTCCCCCGCGCCGCGACCCCGGACCTGCGGCACCTGAAGCCGTCCGAGCCGGACGACCAAACTCAGGAAACGCTCGTCCGTGAAGGGGCGACGATCGGGGCCGGTTGCACGATCGGCTCCGGCCTGACGATCGGCCGCTGGGCGATGGTCGGCATGGGGGCGCTCGTGACCAAGTCGGTGCCCGACTACACACTCGCCATCGGCCACCCGGCCGTCCCGGTCGGGGTGGTCTGCCGGTGTGGTCAGCTACTCCTCCGTTATGCCCCTGGCGAATCGCCCGCGTTCGAGCAACTGAGCTGCGAAGCCTGCGAGCGGCTGTACGAGTTCGAGGCGGGCGTCGTGACGGAACTTGACCTGCCGGACGTGCCTGCCGTTCCGCCGCTCGGCGTGCCGAAGCGGAAATCGGCGGGGACGTGATTTTTCCAGGCGAGCGGGGGACGTTAGTCCCCTGATTCTCGACCCTGAAGAAACGGTTCGACGCACTCTCAACCAATGACTTAACGACGAGTTTGCCCGAAAACGGGAATCAGGGGACTGACCTCCCCCGCTCGCCTTGCTGGGGAAACACTCTCCCGTGGATACTTCTGCCGAACATTGGGGCATCGTCGGCGGGGGCGTTCTCGGCCTCGCGCTCGCGGACCGGCTCCGCGCGGCGGGCCACCGCGTCACCGTACTTGAGGCCGCCCCCCAGCTTGGCGGGTTGGCCGCCGCGTGGGATTTGGGTGGCATCACCTGGGACAAGCACTACCACGTCATTTTGCTATCGGACACGAACGTCCAGCGGCTGCTCAAAGACCTGGGTCTCGATTCCGAGTTCGTCGGCGTCGAGACCAAGACCGGGTTTTATACCGACGGCCGACTTTACTCGATGTCGAACTCGTTGGAGTTCCTGCGGTTCCCACCGCTCGGCCTCGTCAGCAAGTTCCGCCTCGGCCTGACGATTAGCCACGCATCCCGGTTGAAGGACTGGAAAGCCCTGGAGAAGATCCCGGTCGTTGAGTGGCTGACGAAATGGTCCGGCCGGCGGACGGTGGAGAAGATCTGGCTGCCGTTACTCCGCGCGAAACTCGGGGATAGTTACAAGATCGCCTCGGCCGCGTTCATCTGGGCGATCATCGCACGGATGTATGCAGCCCGGCGTTCGGGGCTCAAGAAGGAGATGTTCGGCTACGTCCGCGGTGGGTACGCGCGAATTCTCGACAGGTTCGCCCAGGTACTTGCAGATCGAGGCGTCGACATCCAGACGAACGCGGCGGTCGCCCGCGTCGAACCGGAGACGGCCGGCACGGTCCGTGTCGATATGGCGGACGGCACCGCCCAACACTTCGACCGCGTGGTTGTGACAGCGGCCGCGCCGCTCGCGTCCCGGCTCGTTCCCGGGCTGGCGACCGCCGAACACGAGCGGTTGGCCGGCGTGACCTACCAAGGCATCGTCTGTGCGTCCGTCCTGCTCAAGAACCCGCTCGACCGATTTTACGTCACTAACATCACCGACGATTGGGTGCCGTTCACGGCCGTGATCGAGATGTCCACCCTGGTCGACCGGGCCGCGTTCGGAGGCAATTGTCTGGTCTACCTGCCCAAGTACGTCGCCCCGAACGATCCCCTATTCGACGAATCGGACGAATCGATCCGTGCCCGCTTCCTGACCGCGCTCGCCCGCATGTACCCGCATTTCCGGGAAGACGAGGTGCTGGCGTTCAAGGTGTCGCGTGTGCGGAATGTGTTCGCCGTCTCGACGCTCGATTACTCCGCCCACGTACCGTCGATCGCGACCAGCCTGCCGGGCGTGTACCTGGTGAACTCGTCGCAAATTGTGAACGGGACGCTGAACGTCAACGAGACGTTGCAACTCGCCGACCACGCCGCGGCGACGCTTCTGGCCGACCGCGTTCCCGTGCCGGTCTGATTCCCCACGCCTCATTGTGACCCGCCTCGGACCCGATCCATGCCCCGCCCCCTGTGTAGCCTGTCGCTCGACCTGGACAACCTCTGGTCGTACTTGAAGACGCATGGCGACCCCGGGTGGGACACCTACCCGTCGTACCTGGAAACGATCGTCCCGCGCGTCCTCGCGCTGCTGAAAGCGCGGGGGCAGAAGATCACCTGGTTCATCGTCGGCAAGGACGCGGCGGAGCCCGCGCATCATCCGGTCCTTCGCGAGATCACCCGGCAGGGCCACGAGGTCGGCAACCACTCGTTTCACCACGAGCCCTGGCTGCATCTGTACGCCGAGCGCCAGATCGAGGACGAACTGTCGCGGACCGAGGACGCGATCGAGGCGGCCACCGGCGCGCGGCCCGAGGGCTTCCGCGGGCCGGGCTTCAGCTTCTCCCCGACGCTCCTGACCGTCCTCGCCCGCCGCGGCTACCGCTACGACTGCTCGACGTTCCCGACCTTCCTCGGCCCGCTCGCCCGGATGTATTACTTCGCCACCGCGAAGGGCCTGACGGCGGACGAGAAGGCGCAGCGCAAGCAACTATTCGGCAAACTGAGCGAAGGGTTCCGGCCGCTCGCACCGTACACCTGGAACACTGGCGCGGGACCGTTACTCGAAATCCCGGTCACAACGATTCCGGTGATGAAGACCCCGTTTCACCTGAGTTACATCCTCTTTCTGGCCGGCTTTTCGAAAGCGGCAGCCCGGGCGTATCTGCGGGTGGCCGTGACGATGTGTAAGGCGACCGGGATCGAGCCTTCCTTCCTTCTCCACCCGCTCGACTTCCTCGGCTGCGACGACACCGACCGGCTCGCGTTCTTCCCGGCGATGAAGCGGCCGCACGCCGAGAAGCTCGAATTCGTCGTCGAGGTGTTCGACCTGTTGGCCCGTGAGTTCACCCTCGTACCGATGGGCGACCACGCGACCGCCGCGGCCCGCCGGTTGGCGGCCGTCACCCCAGTTCCGGTCGGGTAGCCCAATGCTGTCCACGATTTTGCGCACCGGTCTGGTCGATTCGACGCTCCTGGCCGCGGTGGTCGGGCTGGCGTGGAACCTCGTTTCCCCGCGCGGCCGGGTGCCGCGGTGGGTAGTCGCGGGCGGGCTGGTGTTGCTTCTATTGGGCACGTCCGCCCACTTCGGGATTGGCCTCTACCGCGCGTATGCCATCCCCCGGGACGTGATGCAGGACATTGTGGCCGCCCGGGAGTTTTCGGCCGGTCGGCCGATGCACCCGGCCGACATGTCCGCCCGCATTCGCGAAGCCCTGGACGAGGAAGGCGAGCGGCCGTCTCTGCTCTTCTGGTCCAAGAGTCTATCAGCCCGCGAACGGGAGCAGTGGGAGCTAATGCGGCACGAGCACTGGGTTCAGGCTCACCCGCCGGGCATGACGCTGTTCACCGCCCCGTTCGTCCGGCTGTTCGGCGTCCTCGGCACCCAGGTCGCTTTCCTGCTGTTGTCGTTGGTTTGCCTCGGTTACACCCTCCGGGTCATCCACCGCGAACTCTGGCCCGACGCCCCCGCGCCGCTGGTTATCGCCGTCGCGATTGCGGTGGTCGGGTGGGATCCTGTCGTCGACGTACTCCGACTCGGTCAACCCGGGCTCATTCTGGTCGCGCTCCTGACGGCCGCGTGGGCCAACGTCCGTAAGGGCAGAGAGGGGGTAGGTGGAGCTTTTGTGGCTGTGGCCGTGTCGCTGAAGTTAATCCCCGCAGTCCTCTTCGTTCCACTGTTGGCACAACACCGGCGGGCGTTCGCGACAGCCCTTTTGGTCCTCGCTCTCGTTGCGGCAACCATCGCTGCCATCGTTCCTTGGTCAGACCTCGTCGAATACCGCGTGACGGCTGACGGCGTGGTGGAGGAATACGCCGCGTTCCCGGGCAACATCTCCCTGCTCGGGGCTTACGCGCGGGTCGCCCGTGCCGTTGGGCAGCCGTTGGGCACCGCGAAACTGGCCTGGGCGGTGACCGGCGGTGCGATCGCACTCGGGCTCTTATGGGGCTTGGTTCGGGCCAATCGAAGTGTGGCCGAGACGGACCGTGGGTTCGCCCTGGGGACGGCACTCATGCCGCTCGCCTCCCCGGTGGCCTGGGATCACTACCTCGTGTTCCTGATCCTGCCCCTGGCAATCCTCGGCCGCATGGTCTACGTAAATTCGTCGAGCTATCGGGCACGGGTGGCGTTTTGGGCCTTGCTCGCCGCCCTCGCCATCACGGACCACACGTACATCTGGGCGATCGACACGGTTCGCGAGGCCGGGCTGACGGTCCTGGAACTCGGCCTCGTCGAACCGCTACGGGTGTGGCTGATCGCGGCCGTTCTGGGCTGGCTGGCCGTCATCCGGACGCCCGCCGAGTCTTTGCAGTCTGCGGGGTCGGTATGACATTCCTTCCGCGGGCTCCGTGGTGGCCGCTCGGCGTCGTCCTGATGGCGGTCCTCGGCGGCCATCTTTACGCTTCACCGGCGGGCGAACCGTTCAAGAATCACGACGAAACCCGGCACGTCATGACCGGGGTCTTCTTCCACGACCTCGCCTTCGATCTACCGACCGCCGCGAGCGACCCGAAGGGGTACGCGGTGCGGTACTACACCCAATACCCGGCACTCGGGTTACTCGCCTGGCCGCCACTCTTTCACATGGTGGAGGGGTTGGCCATGACGCTGCTCGGGACGAGTTACCTGACGGCCCGGGCGGTCCTGACGCTGTACGTCATCCTGGCCGCCGTTTATGCCTACCGGCTGGCCGCCCGGACCCACGGTCCACGGATCGCCATCGTGAGCCTGGCCGTCCTGATGTTTTCTCCCGTGGTGTTCGACTACAGCCGGTACGTCTTGCTTGAAGTCCCGACGCTCGCCCTCGTTCTCGGGGCGGTGTTTCACTTCGAGCGCTACCTGACGGACCTCCGGGCGCGCGACGCGTGGCTGGCTTGTCTGTTCGCCGCCGCTGCCGCTTTGACACGATTCGACGGGATTCTGCTCCTGCCGTATGTCCTCATCCGCCTCACCGCGACTTGGAATTTTGCGTTGGTCCTTCGCCGACCGGTTGTCCTGGGCGTGGCCGCCGCTCTCCTGCTGACGGTCCCTTATTACTTGCTAACCTGGCGAGAATACGGGACCGGCGTTACAACCGCGGCGGCCGCCGGGACCGCCCCCGATTCGACCGGGTTTCTCGACCCGAATAACTTCTGGCTGTATCCTGCGTTCGTGTACAAGCAGATGGGGTGGGTGACGGCGGTCACGGCGGGGGTTGGGCTGGTTTATTGCCTGTTCGCACGGCGGGCGGGGTGCGGTCCGTACTTCGGACTGGTCGTCGCGACCTATGTGACCTTCGTGCCGCTGGCCGAACCGGACTTGCGACATGCGATCTACTGGGTGCCGGCGCTGGCCGTCTTCGCGACCATACTCGTCGACCAGGCGTACCGCCTCGGCCGACCGGCCGGCATGGTGGCCAGCGCGGCCCTAGTTGGCGTCACGGCCTACGTGGGGATCGGCCACACCGGCTTCGCCCTTCACGGGTACGCCGACGCCGCCCGGTACGTGGTCGCCAATCGCACGACCGACCGGCCAGTGTTGTTCGAGGGCGTGCTGACGGGCGGCTTCGTTTACCAGATCCGTCAAGCCGACCCGGACCGCCGCCTGTGGGTACTCCGCGGCGACAAGCTCTTCTACGCGGTCCTCAGCGACCCGCACGGGAAGTACGAGGAGTTCGCCGGCACCGACGCGGACGTGCTGGCCGTCCTTCACGAAGCGGACCCGGAGTACATCGTCGTGGAGGAGCCGCAGTTACTGTTTGATCTGCCCGCGGCCGACCGCCTCCGGGCCGTGCTGCGAGCGCACCCGAGCGGTTCCGATTGGAGTATGAGGTGCCGCTGCGGACGAATCACCACGAGTTCCGGAAGGTGACGCTGCAAATCTGGAAGAAGTTGGACCGCAACCCGGCCGCCCCGACGGGAGTGGCCATTCCCGTACTCGGATTGGGCAAGACGCTGGGTACGAAAAAGTAGCCGCACTTTTCGGGGCACGATCTTGCGGCCGCCTCGCGGGCCAATCAAGATGTCCCACACGGGCTGCGCCTTTTCCAAACCGGCCCGCCCTCTCTTTCCGAGGCCAACAATGACCCGCCGATTCTGGGCGTTCCTTCCACTCGTAGCGTTGTTGTGGCTGGCGGCCCCGGCTTCCGCCCCGGCCGCCGACCCGACCCCTTCGACCAGTCGGACGTACCGATCGAGGAGAAGCCGACCGATCCGGCCCTGGCCAAGATCGTTCTGATCGCGGGCCATCCCACTCCGAAGCTGAAGTCTGGCGAGCATGAATACTTCGCGGGCTGCGCGCTGCTCTGGAAAATGCTGAAGCAAACGCCGGGCGTATTTCCCGTCGTGGTCCGCGACGCGTGGCCGAAGAAGGCGGACACGTTGACGGGGGCGAAGGCGGTCGTCCTCTTCCTCGAAGGCGGCGACGTTCACTCCGCCCTGAAGGGCGACCACATGCAAGAACTGCTGGCCCTCGAACGGGCGGGAACCGGCATCGTCCACTTGCACTCGGCCATCGACTACCCCAAGGACTACGGCGACCGCACGCGGACCCTCGCCGGGGCTGCCTGGGAAAAGGGCTATTCGCTCCGTGCCCACTGGGTCTCGTCGTTCGAGACGTTCCCGGACCACCCGGTCTGCCGAGGCGTTACGCCGTTCAAAATCGACGACGGGTGGCTCTGGAAACTGCGATTCGTGCCGGACATGAAAGGGATAACGCCGCTACTGCGAACCAAGTCCCCGAAAGCGGCAACCACGACCACCGACGATGAGGCCATCATTTCGTGGGCTTACGACCGGCCGAGCGGGGGCAAATCATTCGCGTTTACGGGCTGCCACTTGCACGACAGCTGGAAACAAGAAGGGTATCGGCGGTTCCTCGTCAACGGGATTCTCTGGTCAGCTGGCCGGGAGATTCCGCCCGGCGGTGCCCCCGTCGCCCTCGACGCCAAAGACGCTTGGAAGCACCTCGACCGCAAGCCAGCGAGTAAATAATGGGGTTCTGTCGAACCTGAAACAGCATCAACGTCGTTAAACGAGCGAGCCCGGAACAATCGTCCCGGGCTCGCTCGTTTATTTCCCGTCGTTACTTCGATTCGGTATCCTTCTTGGCCTTTTCCAGTAAGTCGGAGATCTTCTTCTGAAGCTCTTCGAGTTTAGCCTTATCGTCCTCGTTCAGTTCCTTGTCGCTCAGGTCTTGTTCGTGCTTGTTCAGTTCTTCGATTTCTTGCGACAGCGCGTCGACCTGTTTCTGGAGCTTGGTCTTCTCGTCGTCTTTGGCCTCGGCGGCCTTCTTCTTCATGTCGGCGAGTTTGTCCGCCAACTTCTTCTTCTTGTCGACGACATATTCCTTGGCCTTGGCCTTGTCGCTGTTGAACTTCGCCCGGTCGAAGTTGACGTGAATTCCCGTCTCGTCCTTCTTCACCCCGAACCAGCCCTGATAGTAGGCCACCCCGCCCCCAATCAAAGCCAGGACCACGACGCCGATAATGACTTTTTTCATTGCTTCGTTCTCCGGGAAAGGAACACTATGCACGTTCTATCTTGTCTGGCAAAGACGGACCGGATCGGGCGACGTTACGATCTGCGTTAGCCGGTCCAGTATACCTCGGTCGGCAGCCCGCGGGCAGCGATTCCTTGGGACTTCTGGACACGCCGGCCCGTTTACCGGCGCCTTGCCTACTGGAGTGTTCGTCGCACGCGGGCCAGTATTGCGAGAGGTGATCCGGATTTCCCGCATGCGTTTACCCTGTGTTCGCGCATCCCCGCGCCCGAATGTCGAAAAAACCTACGATTTCCCCAAAAACTCTCCGGCTCGTAGTTGGCCGGGCGGAGAACATCGCCTAGACTGTTGCGAAACCCTTCTCGCAGAACCGTTTCCAACAATCGGCCAGCGACCGCATGAGTCTGCCGCTCCAGACGACGCAATTGATTCAGGCCGCCCGAGACCTCGTCAAGGGGCTCCCGGCCGATGCCGTGCTATTGCTCACGGAAACGTCCCTCGATTGGGACGAGGTGGGGCGGATTCTGGTCGGCTGCAAGCTGTTCGTGGCGGCCGAGAACCCGGCGCTGACCAAGCCGCTCAGGGACCGCCCGGAGTGGCACGTCATCGACCTGGAAGTGGACCCCATCCCGACCCAGGAGCGGTTGAGCAACGCCCTGTTGCACGCGATCACGTCGAACCTGCTCCAACCCGGCGCGCACGTCGTCGTTCTTTACAACGGCATCGCAACTCAGGAAGACGCGCCGGAGCCGATTGACAGCGTGAGCGTCATTCACCTGGGCGAACACCTCGGCCGGATGACATCGCAAGACCTTCGCGTTCTCGGCACCTCGGTTCCGATGGATGTTCTCCGCTCGGTTGTCGAACTCTCGACCGAGATCGGCCGCGAGGGGCGGGAGGGGCAGCCGATCGGGACCGTGCTGGTGGTCGGGGATACCCGGCGGGTGTTGAAGATGTCCCGCTTCCAAAACTTCAACCCGTTCCGCGGGTACACGAAAGCCGAGCGGGATATTCGGAACCGGGACGTCCGCGAGCAGATCAAGGAGATCGCCAAACTCGACGGCGCGATCCTGATCGGCCGGGATGGGATCGCCGAGGCGGCGTGCCTTTATCTGGACGTGCCGTCCGACGGGATCGACCTGGCGAAGGGGTTTGGCAGCCGGCACATGGCGGCCGCGGGGATCAGCCAGCACACGAAAGCGATCGCGTTTTGCGTCAGCCAGTCGTCCGGCAGCTCGCGCGTCTTTCAGGACGGTTTGGTCAAGCTCCACATCGAACCGCTGGCCCGCCCGCACGTCTGGCAGCCCGTCCGCCTCGAAACCCACGACGCCGACGGTGCCGAGGAAGGCCACGATTGACTGTCGCCCGCCGAGACCCGTTTCGACTGCCGAATAGAAACGAAAAAAGCCCCGCAAGATGTTACCCTTGCGGGGCTTATGAAGGGTGAGTGAGGGGACTTGAACCCCCGACCCCCAGAGCCACAATCTGGTGCTCTAACCAGCTGAGCTACACCCACCACGTCACTCGGTTGATTTTAGCGGCGCCCCCGCCGGTGACAAGATGTTATTACTCGTGACCTCGCCGACTGATCCGCGACGGGCCGGTTCGGGCGATTGGAATGTCATTCCGGGGCCGGGTGCGTATAATACCCGTGTCTGCCGAGCGCGGAGACGATCCCGGGGGGCGATCTGGATTCGACCGGGCAAGTTGATGTGCCGGTGGCGTGCCGAGGTTGATCGGTGGGCCTCGTAAATAGCCGATCACACTTTAACTGCTGAACCGCAGTTTTCCCTCGCGGCTTAATAACCCGTGAGCCGTTCAGTAACCTTCGCCTGAGAGGTTGCTGATCGGACGCCAATTCAGGATCGCGGGTGTTTGAGGGTCGGGGCAACCCGGTCCGCCTCGGTGGCCGCACCTGCTAAAAAATCTGACCGATAGTCTTCCGGGAACCCTGCTTGCTGGGGCTCCGGCGGACGAACATGGGGCGGCCGCAGGGTAGGCCCTAGGCATAAACAAGCTACGCACGTAGATGCCGGTATGTCGGTGCCACGGGACCCGGGTTCAATTCCCGGCGCCTCCACTCAAGGCCCCTTGCGATCAGACGCAGGGGGCCTTTTTCTTTGGGATTATGTTGAGACGCAAGTTCTGCAATGGAATGTTGGGCCTCAATACTCAAACTCGCCGTTACGGTTTTGCTGCCACACCTTCTGGGTTGTTCGCTATCGGTCCCCGTGATAAACTCTGGTTCGTATTTGATCAATTCGCGGAGGCCGGTCATGGCGATGGACGACTTCGACGCGATGATTCATCGGACGTTAATTGACTACTTGATTCACACCAAACAACACGAACTTGCAGCGGTCATACTGGATGGCGAAGTCTGCTCCAAATATATTTTTGATCGGTATGAACTACCTGAGTTTGATCGTTTTTTTATCGACATCCCCGCTGCGGCATACCCTCTGATCGGATCGAATGCACAGTCTCAACAAGCACTGACTGCGGCTATCCGAAAAGTGGCGAGCGGGCAAAAGCCGGAACATATGCCTGATATCCCAGTTGGGGAAATAGCGGTATCCTTCCGCATTAAGTTACTTACCGTTGAACCGGGATGGGAAGTTATCACCCGTTCTTTGCTCGCGAACCCGAAGGGGGCAAATCAAGCACTCGTTTCGGACATCGCCAGTGACGGGCGGCCGCTTCATAAGTGGAATGAACTCCGGTACGCTTCCAAATCCGAAATCGCTGTCGCACAAGAGCTAGAACAACGACAGGTGTTATTCTTTCCTTTAGCAGTCGGCGTCCGGGCTGAGACAGGAAAACATTGGAAGGATCATCGGGAGGCCGATTTTGTGGTCTGCGACAACGGGAACTGGGGTATCCTCGAAGTGTCATACCATCCCGACCGCTATGAAATGGATGCCGAAAAGACTCGATGGTTTAAGAAGTCCGGTATCCTGTGCGTGGAGCATTTTCCGGCAGAGCGTTGCTATAAAGAACCTGAAGCAGTGGTTAATGAGTTCCTTTCCTTGCTCGCGAAGCACAAGCGTTGATCGAGTAAATCGCAAGGGATTGAATTCGCGGTATTTTCAGCCGGTGCCCCCCAGTGTCGAGTCGACTCGACTTTCCCTGTGGCAATGCCCTCTCCCATCACGCCAAAATCTCATTCACCACGCGCCCGTGCACATCGGTCAGCCGGAAGTCGCGGCCGCTATAGCGGTACGTCAGCCGCTCGTGGTCCAGCCCTAGTAGGTGCAGGATGGTCGCGTGCAGGTCGTGAACACTGACCTGGCCGTCCGCCGCGCGGAAGCCGAACTCGTCGGTCGCCCCGTGGACCATGCCGCCCTTCACGCCGCCGCCGGCCATCCACATGGTGAAGCCGTAGTGGTTGTGGTCGCGGCCGTCGCCGTTCTCGGAGACGGGGGTGCGGCCGAACTCGCCGCCCCAGACGACCAGGGTGTCGTCCAGGAGGCCCCGCTGGCGGAGGTCTTTCAACAGGGCCGCGATCGGGCGATCGATCTGGCCGCACTTCTTCTTCAACTCGTCGTTGATCCGGGCGTGGTGGTCCCAGCCGCCGAGGGACAATTGCACGAACCGGACGCCCCGCTCCACCAACCGCCGGGCCAGCAGGCAGCCGCGGGCGAATTCGCCCTCCCCGTAGGCGTCCCGGTCCCGCGGCGTTTCGCGGCGGACATCGAACGCTTCGCCCGCGGCGGACTGCATCCGGAACGCCGTCTCCATCGCCCGGACGCGAGCCTCCAGTTGCGGGTCGTTCCCGTTCGCCGTGGCGTGCGCCCGATTGAAAGCCTGGAGAACGTCGAGCTGCCGTTTCTGGTCGGCGGGCGCGATGGCGGGGTTGCGGAGGTGCCGGATCATCTTCTCGGGGTCGGACTCGGCGGCCGTCACCCGGGTCGCCTGGAACTGCCCGGGCAGATATCCACTCCGCTCGAACCCGGTCTGGCCGAACCCGCCCCCGAGCGACACGAACCCGGGCAGGTCCGCGTTCTCGGAGCCGAGGCCGTAAGAGACCCACGCCCCGACCCCCGGATGGACGGCGTCGATCCGGCCGGTGGCCAGGAAGTTCGCGGCCGGCGAGTGGTTCGGATTGATCGCGTGGACGGCCCGCAATACGCACAACTCGTCGGCGCACTCCCGGATGTTCGGGAGCAGGTCGCTCACCATCAGCCCGGACTTCCCGCCCGGCTGGAACTTGAACGGGGAGGGCAGCAACCCGCCGGTGATTCGCTCGGTCCGGAGGTCGGCGCTGCCCGGCCGCTTTCCGGCGTGACTCGCGAGAACCGGCTTCGGGTCGAACG from the Fimbriiglobus ruber genome contains:
- a CDS encoding Gfo/Idh/MocA family protein, whose translation is MSPSKSSTAPITFALIGAGGIAQSYAQAFDGHPDAQLTAVADVRLGAAQAMAERFKCPAFEGYKALLADGPAVDAVLICTPPDTHEEITTAFARRGVHVLCEKPFTITPASAKRMVIEARQAGVLLTMASKFRYVEDVIKAKSIVASGVLGEIVLFENAFTSRVDMSTRWNADPKVSGGGVLIDNGTHSVDLMRYFLGPLAEVHCVEGKRVQGLEVEDTVRVFVHSAAGVMGSVDLSWSLNKELDWFLNIYGSQGTLQVGWKQSKYRQAGRDWVVFGKGYDKTQAFRSQIGNFARAIQGTEPLLISWEDAIASVDAIAAAYQSLRESPWTGVKSRSPADMTRTPAPAGVGIDAQALGRVLDAGR
- a CDS encoding acyltransferase; protein product: MQDVDTPPPASLAPSAAPPARVHPTALIEPRVVLGRGTSVWDNVHIRHDTTVGDECIIGEKTYIAYGVKIGHRCKINSMVYVCTSVTIEDGVMISAGTIFTNDKFPRAATPDLRHLKPSEPDDQTQETLVREGATIGAGCTIGSGLTIGRWAMVGMGALVTKSVPDYTLAIGHPAVPVGVVCRCGQLLLRYAPGESPAFEQLSCEACERLYEFEAGVVTELDLPDVPAVPPLGVPKRKSAGT
- a CDS encoding NAD(P)/FAD-dependent oxidoreductase, which encodes MDTSAEHWGIVGGGVLGLALADRLRAAGHRVTVLEAAPQLGGLAAAWDLGGITWDKHYHVILLSDTNVQRLLKDLGLDSEFVGVETKTGFYTDGRLYSMSNSLEFLRFPPLGLVSKFRLGLTISHASRLKDWKALEKIPVVEWLTKWSGRRTVEKIWLPLLRAKLGDSYKIASAAFIWAIIARMYAARRSGLKKEMFGYVRGGYARILDRFAQVLADRGVDIQTNAAVARVEPETAGTVRVDMADGTAQHFDRVVVTAAAPLASRLVPGLATAEHERLAGVTYQGIVCASVLLKNPLDRFYVTNITDDWVPFTAVIEMSTLVDRAAFGGNCLVYLPKYVAPNDPLFDESDESIRARFLTALARMYPHFREDEVLAFKVSRVRNVFAVSTLDYSAHVPSIATSLPGVYLVNSSQIVNGTLNVNETLQLADHAAATLLADRVPVPV
- a CDS encoding polysaccharide deacetylase family protein, with translation MPRPLCSLSLDLDNLWSYLKTHGDPGWDTYPSYLETIVPRVLALLKARGQKITWFIVGKDAAEPAHHPVLREITRQGHEVGNHSFHHEPWLHLYAERQIEDELSRTEDAIEAATGARPEGFRGPGFSFSPTLLTVLARRGYRYDCSTFPTFLGPLARMYYFATAKGLTADEKAQRKQLFGKLSEGFRPLAPYTWNTGAGPLLEIPVTTIPVMKTPFHLSYILFLAGFSKAAARAYLRVAVTMCKATGIEPSFLLHPLDFLGCDDTDRLAFFPAMKRPHAEKLEFVVEVFDLLAREFTLVPMGDHATAAARRLAAVTPVPVG
- a CDS encoding glycosyltransferase family 87 protein yields the protein MLSTILRTGLVDSTLLAAVVGLAWNLVSPRGRVPRWVVAGGLVLLLLGTSAHFGIGLYRAYAIPRDVMQDIVAAREFSAGRPMHPADMSARIREALDEEGERPSLLFWSKSLSAREREQWELMRHEHWVQAHPPGMTLFTAPFVRLFGVLGTQVAFLLLSLVCLGYTLRVIHRELWPDAPAPLVIAVAIAVVGWDPVVDVLRLGQPGLILVALLTAAWANVRKGREGVGGAFVAVAVSLKLIPAVLFVPLLAQHRRAFATALLVLALVAATIAAIVPWSDLVEYRVTADGVVEEYAAFPGNISLLGAYARVARAVGQPLGTAKLAWAVTGGAIALGLLWGLVRANRSVAETDRGFALGTALMPLASPVAWDHYLVFLILPLAILGRMVYVNSSSYRARVAFWALLAALAITDHTYIWAIDTVREAGLTVLELGLVEPLRVWLIAAVLGWLAVIRTPAESLQSAGSV
- a CDS encoding ArnT family glycosyltransferase, with product MTFLPRAPWWPLGVVLMAVLGGHLYASPAGEPFKNHDETRHVMTGVFFHDLAFDLPTAASDPKGYAVRYYTQYPALGLLAWPPLFHMVEGLAMTLLGTSYLTARAVLTLYVILAAVYAYRLAARTHGPRIAIVSLAVLMFSPVVFDYSRYVLLEVPTLALVLGAVFHFERYLTDLRARDAWLACLFAAAAALTRFDGILLLPYVLIRLTATWNFALVLRRPVVLGVAAALLLTVPYYLLTWREYGTGVTTAAAAGTAPDSTGFLDPNNFWLYPAFVYKQMGWVTAVTAGVGLVYCLFARRAGCGPYFGLVVATYVTFVPLAEPDLRHAIYWVPALAVFATILVDQAYRLGRPAGMVASAALVGVTAYVGIGHTGFALHGYADAARYVVANRTTDRPVLFEGVLTGGFVYQIRQADPDRRLWVLRGDKLFYAVLSDPHGKYEEFAGTDADVLAVLHEADPEYIVVEEPQLLFDLPAADRLRAVLRAHPSGSDWSMRCRCGRITTSSGR
- a CDS encoding ThuA domain-containing protein, whose product is MAGGPGFRPGRRPDPFDQSDVPIEEKPTDPALAKIVLIAGHPTPKLKSGEHEYFAGCALLWKMLKQTPGVFPVVVRDAWPKKADTLTGAKAVVLFLEGGDVHSALKGDHMQELLALERAGTGIVHLHSAIDYPKDYGDRTRTLAGAAWEKGYSLRAHWVSSFETFPDHPVCRGVTPFKIDDGWLWKLRFVPDMKGITPLLRTKSPKAATTTTDDEAIISWAYDRPSGGKSFAFTGCHLHDSWKQEGYRRFLVNGILWSAGREIPPGGAPVALDAKDAWKHLDRKPASK